Below is a genomic region from Enoplosus armatus isolate fEnoArm2 chromosome 10, fEnoArm2.hap1, whole genome shotgun sequence.
ATTTATTTCCGGTGTAGGACAATgttaattatttgaaaaaagtGAATTATTGGTGCCCTGTGTTATAAACGTCGTACatttgtctgtcttcctgtcttcaGGATAGTCAGTATGGTGATGACTCTGAGAGAATGGGCGCAGAAGAGTTTGGCGGAGGAGACGGAGCGACCGGACTCCTTCTTGGAACGTTTCAGAGGCCCCGCCCACGTGGACACACAGGCCCCGCCCAGCAGGTTCAGCCACAGCCACACTGGCTCTGACGCAGACAATGAAATCAGGCGCTCCAGACGCACgtaagaaacaaaaacacagaccgGAGGCAGAAAGATCAGCCACTCGCGTATaaatctctgtctttctgttgttcTGCCCCTCTctggcaggaggaggaagtgtcATGTTGTGGTCTTGTCGCCGTCTGATGATGCATACTACCACTGGCTGATGGTGATTGGTGCTGCGGTTTTTTACAACTGGACCCTCCTAGTTGTCAGGTTGGGAACTATATACTGTGCTTATACAACAATACAAGTGGCAGTTATAGTACTACTTCTTGCACTACTATGAATCCTATTTCTTAGGCATGCCACTGAACAGAACTACCCCGATGACAAACACTACTACTGCTCAATTACTGTAGAAGAACAGAAACCTTTGGCTGTTTTTGCAAGTTTGTGGTCCGAGAAATCCAGTATTTGACATTGACATGATATTTAAGGGGAGGAGGCACAGGCAGGACAAGCTAGTGTAGCAAGCCCCACTTCTGATACTCATGGGCTGACTGAGGTAACCTGCCAGTCAAGCAGACCTGCTCCTAAAACATACCTTTAAATATGGcaataatgaatatttttatgtttacaaaattacaaaatacgTGTATGGGAAAGGGGTCTTCCGTAATGACAAAGAATTGTCGCTCTGCAGTTCAATGTTCAGTGTTCATAGCTGTTCGCACTGCTCCCAAGTGGTAAGAAAGAAGAAACGCTGTTTTAATGGAACACTCAAATTCTGAAAAGTGCAGCTTTGGTAGGACAGGCTAAAGAGAgccttattttctttttccccacACCATTTATTTCTCCATTCCCCCTCACCTGATGTGGGAGAAAATGATTTACTTTGAACTTGTAGTCCCAGGATTTCGGTATGAATTCCATCATTCTGCAGTAGTGGTGAACTCTTATTACTGATACTACCTTTACTACCACAACTGCTATTTCAGCGGCCAAAAGGGGGCACTGACGTTCCTGTTTTTTCACTAATGCTTCATCGTGTTAGGGCCTGTTTCGATGAGCTCCAGATGAAGAATGTGCTGGTGTGGCTGGTTCTTGACTACTTCTGTGACGGAGTCTATATCCTGGATATAGCTGTTCGTCTCCACACGGGTACTGAAAAAATTACTCAAATTTCCATTCCTGCGTGAAAAAGTTTGACTCGATCTTGGTTCTAAGTAATGCGCTTGTCATCGGAGACACCTACATTCATTCACTGGTGGATTCACTTGTGTTTATTATCTATGTGAAGGTTTCTTGGATCAAGGCTTGATGGTGAAAGATGTGCGGCGTCTGAGAGAAACCTACGTTAGAACCCCTCAGTGTAAACTTGACATTTGCTCCATCCTTCCAACGGACCTCCTGTACCTGACCGTAGGAATCAGCTACACCCCTCTTCTTCGATTCAACCGGCTGCTGCGTCTGCCACGCCTGTTTGAGTTGTTTGAACGTACCGAGACACGAACAGGCTACCCCAACGCTTTCCGCATCTGTAAACTGGTTCTGTACATCCTGGTCATCATCCACTGGAACGCCTGCGGATACTACAGCTTCTCCAAGGTCCTGGGACTGGGCTCGGATTCTTGGGTTTATCCCAATGCTTCAGATTCGGAGTTTGGCTCCCTAACCAGAAGTTACATATACTGTCTGTACTGGTCCACTTTGACACTGACCACCATTGGAGAGACACCTCCTCCTGTTAGAGACGAGGAATATTTGTTCCTGATATTTGACTTCCTGGTAAGTCAATTGCAAAAGTGTAACCTTAGCTGATTGATCCATAAAAAGCCTTATATGTGGATCCCAGTTGTTCCAGTCCATCAAAACGGCTAATACTGGTGTTTCTGTCCTAGGTTGGTGTTCTGATTTTTGCCTccattgtgggcaatgttgGAGCCATGATCTCCAATATGAATGCCACGAGAGCAGCCTTTCAGAGCCGCGTAGACACCCTGAAACACTACATGCACTTCAGACATGTAAGCAAGGTGCTAGAGCAGCGCGTCATTCGCTGGTTTGACTACCTCTGGACCAATCAGAAGACAATAGATGAACAGGAAGTGCTGAGGAGCTTGCCCAGTAAACTGAGAGCAGAGATTGCTATTAATGTTCACCTGGACACACTGAAGAAGGTAAAGGCACTGTGGACAATGTAACCCAATGCCATTTACCTCTCTAAGCCTCTTAACTCCATTAATGCAGTGTATTTGTGAAGAGGGCATCatcaaaaggtcaaaatgaattgtgtgtgtgtgtgtgtgtgtgtgtgtgtggacatagGTGCGTATCTTCCAGGACTGTGAGGCGGGTCTCCTTGTAGAGTTGGTATTAAAACTGCGGCCGCAGGTTTTCAGTCCTGGAGACTACATCTGTAGAAAGGTTAGTATTGTTTTTACTGGTGCTGTAGAAGGACATATTATCAGTTACTATAGCTGCAGCACTGTAATGGATGTATTAAACTATGAATGGGGTGTCCATTTATTCTTGTAAAAGACCACCCAGAACATACGCCGaaaaacgccccccccccccccgcttcgTGCTTTGGTGCCCATATTGCATTACTGCACATGCATTATGGTTCCAACTGGTCAACTGCATGGCCACATGAACAGCACAGAAATAATATCTTATACATCTATATAATGGTggcttttaaatattttactacTACCCACAAGCACTTGGTTGGCTTATTGGATGGGTTTAACATTTACCCAGAACCATCATCGGACAACTGCCGGTTTTATGACTAGTACTCTTAGTTAATGCATTTTGTGTATCCGTGAGGCCTCACAAACATCTTCAGTGCATTTACGTCTTCATCAAACCTTTGCAAAGCAGTTTTTTGTCATAAGCCATGAGTTATGCATTGTTCTCATCGTCTGCAAgtttgcagtcttcttcttccttgcctTTTTTTGGCACATTGCTGTGCTTCTTTGCCCATTACTGCTGCCAACTCTCAATCAAACGCGTTTCTAGCCGACATCACTGCGAGTGATACACCTGCAGCAGTGCTAGGTATAGCACTAGGCTAGTTTTCAGGGCAGAATGGCTGTTTGAAATGCTGATTTatattctctgtctgtttttttttcaagggaGACGTGGGTAAGGAGATGTACATAATCAAAGATGGCCAGCTGGCCGTGGTGGGGGAGGATGGAGTCACTCAGTTCGCTGTTCTGACCTCAGGAAGCTGCTTCGGAGAAATCAGCATCCTGAACATCAGCGGCAGCAAGATGGGCAACAGACGCACGGCTAATATTCGCAGTCTGGGATACTCCGACCTGTTCTGCCTCTCCAAACAAGACCTGATGGAGGCGCTTCAGGAGTTCCCCCACGCCAGGGCCCAGCTGGAGCAGAGGGGGCGGGACATCCTGCAGAAGGAGGGGCTTCTGGAGGAAGTCAACGTGTCTGCGGGGGAGGAGCTcgaggagaaggtggagaggCTGGAGACCAGTCTGGATCGGCTGCAGGTCAGCAGCATTAATCCACTTGTACTACCGCTGTCGGTTCAGTCACTAATGATAATAACTGATGATAACCTCGTTTTCAGACGTGTTTGGCCCGTCTGCAGAGCGAATTCAACTCCTCCCAGCTTCGCCTGAAACAGCGAATCACAACCCTCGAACACAACGTCACCACAGTAGCCACAGGCAGCGGCTTCCTGTCAGACGGCAACGAGAGTGCTTCCGGCGGCGAGGGCGTGCGCAGTGAAATCAACATCCGGCTCTGAACGACATACTCAGACTGTGGAAATGTAGGGAAATAGCCCACAGCATCGACAAAATCATTACTGCGTTACTTTTATTTACTCATGATAATTGAAACGCTCAAGAAAACGCCACCAAACCTCTCATTTAGTTTGATGTCTTGGACATAATTCCATGtgaactgtgtttgtattttatttgtgaagcagtctttaatgtctttaaaacTTTCTGCCTCTTACCGTTTACAACTTTTCTTTTGGAGGAGAATAAGTACTATATATACAATtgtacagagaaaaacagacgaTAAACAAATTCAAAGGTTGCAGACACTGAATTTAGAATATACATTATTAGGCGAAAACACCGTGCCTTCAATTATGTCTTTTTTCCACTAGGGGGTGTAGAATCTCTATGAATGCTAGTGAATACTGGCCTGCTGTTAGAACTGAAGATGGCACAACTCCACAACACAATTTACCTGAGGGAACGTCTCACGCTGCCCAAAGGAAAACTGGTGCTTATATGCTGTCCCTCGTAACTGCTTCAAACTATCAcacagcaggtttttttttttacgaggtTTAGTGTTGTCTGTTGAGATCATTTGTAAGTTCTCTCACGCTGTTCCCTTtcttaattgaaaataaaaatgcaggggatgttttttttttgttgttacgTTGGCTAGAGTACTGTCTACAGATGATTACATGCCGTATAGCCTTAATGACTGCAGCCGAAATAACAAaagcaattcattttttttttgttgttgcgtAAATTACAGTAATACTTTCTTACAGAACCTCAATATGGAaacctttcatttttctttttggtcttctttgaatctgtttctgtttcatagattttttttgtgaatgctTTTTACTCCTCGTCAAAATTAAATAATCCAATTACTTCATTATACATCAGAGgctttattattaaaatactattaaatactgaattaaacactgaacatttattttgagcACGATAAATGACATACTGTGAACCATGAaaggagtgtgagtgtgagtgtgtgtgtgtgtgtgtgtgtgtgtgttaataagcATGTCCTCCCCCTCTGATGGGGCCTCTGCATGCTCTGCAGCCATGTCAGCGAGTGACTTGGGACCAAAGTCCAACATCACATGACTGTAAGATTTCAGGAAGTGACTTTTAAGGAACTCGTGGAAACTGAGAAACTGCTGTGTTAAAAAGGTAGAAACATATGTGGCTCCTCTGTAGCTTCCTCTGCGCTCTTTGCCTtccacttctttctctttcttttttttaatcttcttgTCCCACTCTGCTTCCCCTTGTACTCTGTGCATGTTCCTTGCATCTAGTTTTagtttcctttctgtctgtctgtctgtctgtcttcatcatcctcttcctctcccagtCTGATCTTTGTAGTCATATAATAGATCCAGACAGATAGCTTTCTGCTCCTCATAGAGGGTCTTTAAGTGTGAActtatctgtgtgcatgtgtacatgtgcagTATATTGACTGTTGCTGTGGGCATCGCATTGTATATATGTGGGTGCacgtaggtgtgtgtgtgtgtgtgtgcgtgtgtttcagACATGTGGATCGgctttgtgttgctgtgcaTGATGCTGGGAGTCAGTGTGACACCGGCGTCTGCTGCAGCGCAGGTAAGACCTGCTTTTATGgcaattttcattttgaatgaactATTCTATTCATCACTGTTAGGAAAagagagtgtttttttcccccttttttaaaatctttattgATGTCAACACAGGTACCCatagacatacaaacacataaacaacaatataaaaaggtatatggaatttattttaaaaatcaacGTGGAGACGTTGGCCATgggtattaaaaataaatataatataaatataattcatttgttttttttcaaggttcaattttttttagctttatgGTTCAgcgaaaacacatttttgaattaTCTTGAAACAAATAAGTAATGGTTTTCTTGCTAATGCCAGTTAATCACTGCACTTTCAGATGTAGCAGCCATTTACTTTTTTGCACCATCTTTCGGATACACTGATATACAATGTCACAGTCTGCCATTACAGTTGAAAACAATTTAGAACTCCCCAGTTAATGCTCCATAATCCTCAGATCAGGTTTATTAACACCAAATGTTGACACTCTCCCTTTTGGTCTCCTTTTTTCACATATTACACTGCAAGCATGAAGCAAAAAGGATGCTTCCCCAAGACCTGCTTCTACAAAACAATTTTAtattctctcttcatctcttatTCTAATAACTTCCCAGGTTTTTCTTTCACGATCATTTTGTGGTCATACTATTATCGTCCAGGCACCGtggttttgacctttgaccttgataccatttttatgtattatattcTAGCCAGGTATCATAGAGAGCCTCTTGTTGGCCACCCAGCAGCGTCCCTGGCTCTGGAGCGTCTATGTCTTCACTGTTGGACTTCCCGTCATTCTCTTCATCAGCTTCATGTGGCCTGACAAGGTAGAACGGGCTTGTTTATGGGCTTGTTtatgcgcatgtgtgtgtgtggatttgtgtgctATTGTGTGGATAGTGTGGTTTGGTCGTCGAGACATATAGTGCAGCCACAGTGTAAGGAGTcaactcgtgtgtgtgtttgcatgtagaGGTTTGGGCCCCCTGACCAACAGTATTACTACAAGAAGTCTGATGATGCTCAACCAGATGATGAAGAGTTGTCGCAGCGGGCAGCACCAGTGGATACCAAaggtaatgttttattttttttttcgatTATTACCAGTAGAAGTGCCACATCAGTAGCTGCAGTACTCCATGTGGTGGTAGTAATGGTAGCGATGATGGTAGTGGTATTGATAATGGTATTATTGGCAGCAgaactcctctcttctctgtttagGAAAGGCTGACGGAGCTGTAACGAGGAGAAGAGACGCTCATGGCAACCAGGGGAAGTCTGACTCAGACCTGAAGGTGAGGTtggcagagaggctgagagccatcaaatgaaatgtcatttgtGTGACGGAGAGGATATGCAGCATTAGCTGGtttgctaataataataataataatgtgctcaATAATACAGTACGACTGATGTGAACGGCTTTAAAAGAAGCTACTTTTATAAATAACCCATCACATCACGTTTTGTTCTGACACTGTGCTATTGATcaaaaaacaagaggaaacagcGGAATGCAGGAAATGTCTGGTAAAGAGGTCATACTGAATACTGGAATACTAATAACTCTGATTTGTAACAATTGTGCTCTATTTGGGTTGCGCTAACATTCTAATTTAGCCATTTTTAGCTGCAATGTCTGGCAACAGTCCTTTGATTATGACCCCTTTTAGGCCTAAACCATTTACAGAGCCACAACTCTTTTCAAGGATTGTGAATATCAGTGACTATAAAAGCCGCCATTTAAAGCCGCCTTGAAACTGCCGGTAACGAAAGCTGATTGtgaatgcttgtgtgtgtttgtgcaggatcACTGATCAGTGCGGCGGCCTCAGGAGAGGAAAGCAACAGGACGCTGAGCGGTCTGTGGCCAGTCAGATGGATGACTGGAAGAGGACTGGCTTACAGGACTGTATTGTGGTTTTGCTTAATTGACGATGTCAGAACGCACTGGAATGATCTatacatagaaaaataaacGTTTTTCAAGGATTTCTAAATATTCCcatttaatgtgttatttttaaacGATAGGAACTATGTTAGCTGGTCTCTGCCTCTAAGAGTATTATGTTTGGAGGATCTGGACCCCTCAGCTTTTCTCAGAGGTTAAATAACACGTGGCATTGTCTCATCGTGTCAGGTCTGTCGGCTGATTGCGGATGAAACTAGTGCCACCACCTGGTGGCTGTTGAAGGCAGATGGAAATATTAACTTCAGTCATTTGTggcttataaaaaaaaaaaactcactttgacacaaaatggttctgtttgttttgtcattaataCTGTCAATATGGTGTAACTGCGCACTACTTAAGGAAGATTCTTGTCTTTAGTAACTGTTGATTTGGATGTTATTGTGACATAATTGAAACGCACGTCTCCATTTACCAGTAAAGGATAATAATAAAGGATAGTTTTGGTATTTTGTTCAAGGAATGGTACCTttgaaatatgcttatttgcatTCTCGCCAAGCGTTTGATAATACGATTAACGACGCTCTCGTGTTTGTAACTCTAAAACTGCCGCCAGCacctggttagcttagcatagcacaggaaacagggggaaacagctggacGGCTAAGAATAGCTCTGGACTGACTTGGACAAACTTGGGCCCTGGGCCTGTTTCACACTGGCACCTGCTGTGCTTAGTTGCTTCTCAGGGCTTAACCCCACAAACATCATTCACTCAGGTTCCTTTGTGATCCCTTGAGATGAAACGTCTCCCCCCCTGCTGCCAACCCTCAGTGGCATTTAGCTGCTCGCAAACATTTATTCAGCAAAATGGCTACTTGAGTCTTTCAATGACACTCGCTGAGAATGCCAGCCGGGTAAGTGGCCATTAAAGAACGGGGGAAACCAAAGAGCTGGTGAGTGGAGAACAGAGGACAGtgatgagaaaaagagaggacaaGACAGATGGCAGACAAAGGAGAGATATTATGAAGACATCTCCTCTGATCAAATGCAAATGCAGAGGAAtatgcttatatatatattttttttttacctcctaTCAATGTAACAAAGCCAAACCTCTATTCTCTactcaacaaaaataaagagattTTCCCGAAAGTGTGGCTACTTTCGGCGAGTGTGCCTCTGTTCTAGACACTCCCTGCATATTTTCCACTCTTTATGACTGTAGAGAATCTGGTATTTGGACACAGCTTTCTTTGGATCCAGGTGTGGGGAGCATTTGAAAAGTCTTAACGTGCTCTCTGTGGCCAGATTTAAACTGAATCTCTGACAAGTAGAAGGCTCTTGACGTCTGATCTTTTAGTTTTGCGCTGTCTAGGAAAGAAGAGGATGGAAggcccgctgctgctgctgctcacaggGCTGCTGGTCATCACAGCCTGccttcagtctctctgtgtgagtaCAAAGAATCAGTTAGGCCGCTTTGCCATGTCACACTTCATTCAGACATATTTCAATTCTAAGCCACAGGTCTTCTTCTTGACTTAATTTATTGTATGCATTTACCAACGTGtgcgttttttattttttatatctggaATTGATTAGAATAATGTATATGTGACATAATATGTTGCGATtcactgtctgtatgtatgGCTGTCACTGTTGCTGACGACATGAAAATGAGTGTTGATGACTTTAGGAAGGTCTGGTTAGCACTTGAGAGCTCCACAAATTCACTTTATGAATTGAAAGTTGCAGAACTAATTCCAGTGAATAGTGATAAACACTGGATGTTAGTTTTCACGCAATCTAAAGTCCAAGCTCAGTTGCTCTTTAAATATTCACCCTGTTTTAACTGCAATAGTGACAGTTAACCGTATCCTGTCACTGGTTGGTgtgatttctttgtgtttgtcagggTGTTCTTGCAAGTCGCAGTTGTTGCCTCTTTACATGAATACCTCAACATTCAGGGAAACGCGCCGATtcgctttcttgttgagagttagagGACAAtactgataccactctcatatctgtacagtagatatgaagctaaagccaatcagtgtatttcccaaaatgtcaaaatatgatttaaaagtTCGTTCTTAAGTTGGATCTTGGGTTAAAGGTTAGATTAGTGCAGGGTTTGCGAGGGTGAATCTATGATCTGATATATAATCTATCAGTTTTTACACTCTGTTGCTGATTGATAGCATATATTAGTGATCCAACCTGCTCTATATCCAAATGattaaatatattacatttcttGTACTTAACATACGAGGGGATCCATCTCTCCtcggaaaagaaaaaaaagatcaaataatAGTGATTTGATTGAAGGCAGAAGGAATACTGTAGTCACTGAAGTAGTAAATACTAAAGCCGTTTTGTCTCAGAGTTAGAGAATGAATTTAAGTGAGGATCCTCACAAATGTAGCaatccaaatgtgtgtgtgtgtaggcgtcAGACAGTTGCGGTGAGGAGGTGGCTCGTCTGCGGGAACAGGAGAAGCTTCTGAAGGGCCAGCTTCAGAAACAAGAACTCCTCCTACGCAGACTACAACTGCCGAACCAACCTGGCACGACGGACGAAGCCGGATTGGACCAGAGCCAGGACACAGAGTCCACAGGTCAGGGCTGAGAACATTCgaaaaactgagctaaaaacATCTTGTTTCAGGGCTCATATTGCAGTAACAGGAACCAGATGATGTACCAAGTACAgagtgtgaatttgtgtgtgtgtgtgtgtgtgtgtgtcagactgctCCCAGCTCTTCAGTTCTGGCTCCAATTCCAGTGGTTTCTACAAAATCAAACCCCACGGCAGCCCTTGTCCAGTCAGAGTCTACTGTGATATGAGTGATGGAGGTGGTTGGACCGTCATTCAGAGACGGATCAATGGAACAGAGAGGTTTAACAGGTCTGTGACGTCTGATAAATATCAGTGTCAAATTATGAAATCATACGGGCTATTGCGCTtgatatctgtctgtctgtctgtctgtctgtctgtctgtctgtcaggtcgTGGGCAGAGTATAAGGATGGTTTCGGAGACATGGATGCAGAGTTTTGGCTTGGAAATGACAACCTGCATTACATCACTGCACAAGGTCACAACTGCTTCTAAAGACTTTACGAAGTCTtgtcatttaaagctgcaccaatcgATATTCATACATTGTCAGCggatcaaatgactacgtgCAATGTGAAAGATGGTGCTCATAGCGATGAACCCACAGAGGGTTATCACCAAACGCAGTTCCTTTTCAGCTCCTcggagcgttttagcatctttcagcgaATTGTTTTGGTCTTCCTTACCTTCCTGTGTTGTTTCACTCTCGCCGCTCTtatcaacctcatttccagcgACAACGGGAAGTTGTTTCCAGCAAAAAACTATCGGATTAATAGCATTAATATGCCTAAcggagcattcagcagctaaagagccagatgtttttttctcaggagttagAGGAGACCACAAACAGAGctgaatattggacttagatGCGTCGTGcggccagaaacatgacagcttgttctgctgccctcaagtaGCCAGAAGTATTCTTCTTGTGTTGATAtatggcttgttttttttttattttattttcagaaggCTTTCATTGTTTGTCTGTTACAGGGAATTATTCTCTAAGGATTAACCTGGAAGACTTTGACGGTCACCAACGCTACGCTGAGTACAAGAGCTTCAAACTGGCCAATGAAACGGTGATGatgctgacaaacaaacaaacaaaaatgagatATTAGactgaaaaatacacaaacatttgaTAATGCTGAGGAAAGTCACCTTAAACCATGTGTGTATAGAAACTACTTGGTGCATCTAATCATCTTGTTTACATCTATTTGTTTACATCAGGTagtttccctctttctcctgttCAGACTTAAAGGAAGCGTcggcatgctgggaaatgatTTGCTTCCTTgcagagagtgagatgagaataTTGATGCCACTCTGATGTCTGTCGTCCATCCattaagctacagccagcagcctggttagtttagcttagcataaagactggaaacagcgagccttttttcaggcttttttcAGAGTTAAGAAATccgcctaccaacacctctaaaggtCAGTACACAACACAGCGTGTGAAATGATTTAGTGACAACGCTTGTTTCCTGGGAGTTAAGAGCTAGctactatttcttggccggtCCAGTCTTTGTCCTGGAGCTTCATAATTagtgtacaaacatgagagtggtactGATTTTCTCATCTGGCACTCCACGAGAAAGAGAATAAGTGTTCTATCCaaaagtcaaactattcctttttacTTTTAAGCCCATGCAAGGTGACCAGCGCCcctcgtttctctctctctctctctctctgcaggatcaCTACAGACTCACCTTTGGAGCCTATGCAGGTACAGCTGGAGACGCTCTGTCCGGAAGTGATCGGGTTCATGTGTCAGAGTGGGCCAGTCACCAGGGCATCAAATTCAGCACCTACGACCAGGACAATGACAACTACAAAGGAAACTGCGCCCAGGAAGACAAAGGAGGGTGGTGGTTCAACAAGTACGGGTGTCATGTTAAGAGAACCTGCCCTTCTGTATCCCCCTAGAAGAtgcacagatgcaaacacatgcattcacagtCCCAGTCTCAAACACTCATAAAAAtactctttccttttctttctttccattttctttctccaggTGTCACTCAGCCCATCTTAATGGCATGTACTACCCCGGCGGGCACTACAGTGCGTTGACAGATGATGGCGTAGTTTGGTACACTTGGAGAGGATGGTGGTACTCCCTGAAGACCAGCATCATGAAGCTGCGGCCCATCGACTTCAAAACTGACCCCTTTGACGACCCCAATGCTGTTCCCCGCAGACCACCTTCCTAGATCAGACACGAGCCGATATCAGATCTTCTTTTGCCTTGATTATTGTTGGGAAGAAACAGCTTGGCAAACTTGTATTCCAGTGGTGTGAAATCatattacaaatgtaaaaacgCACTAAACATGAATCTAATCCTCTTAAAGCCCATGTGGACTACATGGACTACACACGCAAAGCACTAATCAACCCCCACTGACTCCTGGTAACAAATATGCCTCCTGTGCTTTCAGATTGTATCTGGATGGAGCAAAGTAGCTGTCAGTAAATAGACTAAATATAGCCAAGATGAGCCAAAGATCCCCATAAATGAAACTGGACGCTTCAACAATTTAGAGAAATCTTGAAAGAATTCATTAGTTTATATAGCGACATGCTTGTAAGAGGAACTTCTTGCCTGTTTTAGAGACATGAATGTTGGAAGGGGAAGTACCAaccacacacagctgtctgttTTGGTGGAGAAGAGGGAAATCTGATGTCAGCGAGTGTGCCAGACACAGGCAGAAAGATTGGACTGAAGGCGGTGAAAGGAGCCATTATCTTGTCATTGAAAATGGCTGTAACAAGAACTGGAAGTGttaaaagtgataaaaaaagGAGCAGCTGAGCTGAGTACTGGGAGTTTGCCCAAATGTTATGAAGATGAACACAAATTGCTTTTGTATCAATTGAAATAAAAGAATGCGATTTCAACAGTAGAGCTTTTCCcgaaaatgacaaaatgatacTACAAAATGATAATACTCTGTGCTTCATCTCACACTTACAGATTATTATTAACAACTCTGAACATATGACCAGCTTtatctcagaatcagaaatactttattgat
It encodes:
- the cnga2a gene encoding cyclic nucleotide gated channel subunit alpha 2a isoform X2, whose product is MTGPVQDSHRLSVKTWTEEESDRADSTLSSSSELQRMAAIDRRDINSQNSFHGRGALSRIVSMVMTLREWAQKSLAEETERPDSFLERFRGPAHVDTQAPPSRFSHSHTGSDADNEIRRSRRTRRKCHVVVLSPSDDAYYHWLMVIGAAVFYNWTLLVVRACFDELQMKNVLVWLVLDYFCDGVYILDIAVRLHTGFLDQGLMVKDVRRLRETYVRTPQCKLDICSILPTDLLYLTVGISYTPLLRFNRLLRLPRLFELFERTETRTGYPNAFRICKLVLYILVIIHWNACGYYSFSKVLGLGSDSWVYPNASDSEFGSLTRSYIYCLYWSTLTLTTIGETPPPVRDEEYLFLIFDFLVGVLIFASIVGNVGAMISNMNATRAAFQSRVDTLKHYMHFRHVSKVLEQRVIRWFDYLWTNQKTIDEQEVLRSLPSKLRAEIAINVHLDTLKKVRIFQDCEAGLLVELVLKLRPQVFSPGDYICRKGDVGKEMYIIKDGQLAVVGEDGVTQFAVLTSGSCFGEISILNISGSKMGNRRTANIRSLGYSDLFCLSKQDLMEALQEFPHARAQLEQRGRDILQKEGLLEEVNVSAGEELEEKVERLETSLDRLQTCLARLQSEFNSSQLRLKQRITTLEHNVTTVATGSGFLSDGNESASGGEGVRSEINIRL
- the cnga2a gene encoding cyclic nucleotide gated channel subunit alpha 2a isoform X1, which encodes MTGPVQDSHRLSVKTWTEEESDRADSTLSRAQSMCDDTSSELQRMAAIDRRDINSQNSFHGRGALSRIVSMVMTLREWAQKSLAEETERPDSFLERFRGPAHVDTQAPPSRFSHSHTGSDADNEIRRSRRTRRKCHVVVLSPSDDAYYHWLMVIGAAVFYNWTLLVVRACFDELQMKNVLVWLVLDYFCDGVYILDIAVRLHTGFLDQGLMVKDVRRLRETYVRTPQCKLDICSILPTDLLYLTVGISYTPLLRFNRLLRLPRLFELFERTETRTGYPNAFRICKLVLYILVIIHWNACGYYSFSKVLGLGSDSWVYPNASDSEFGSLTRSYIYCLYWSTLTLTTIGETPPPVRDEEYLFLIFDFLVGVLIFASIVGNVGAMISNMNATRAAFQSRVDTLKHYMHFRHVSKVLEQRVIRWFDYLWTNQKTIDEQEVLRSLPSKLRAEIAINVHLDTLKKVRIFQDCEAGLLVELVLKLRPQVFSPGDYICRKGDVGKEMYIIKDGQLAVVGEDGVTQFAVLTSGSCFGEISILNISGSKMGNRRTANIRSLGYSDLFCLSKQDLMEALQEFPHARAQLEQRGRDILQKEGLLEEVNVSAGEELEEKVERLETSLDRLQTCLARLQSEFNSSQLRLKQRITTLEHNVTTVATGSGFLSDGNESASGGEGVRSEINIRL
- the fgl1 gene encoding fibrinogen-like protein 1 — protein: MEGPLLLLLTGLLVITACLQSLCASDSCGEEVARLREQEKLLKGQLQKQELLLRRLQLPNQPGTTDEAGLDQSQDTESTDCSQLFSSGSNSSGFYKIKPHGSPCPVRVYCDMSDGGGWTVIQRRINGTERFNRSWAEYKDGFGDMDAEFWLGNDNLHYITAQGNYSLRINLEDFDGHQRYAEYKSFKLANETDHYRLTFGAYAGTAGDALSGSDRVHVSEWASHQGIKFSTYDQDNDNYKGNCAQEDKGGWWFNKCHSAHLNGMYYPGGHYSALTDDGVVWYTWRGWWYSLKTSIMKLRPIDFKTDPFDDPNAVPRRPPS